The following proteins are encoded in a genomic region of Synechococcus sp. CBW1002:
- a CDS encoding AAA family ATPase has translation MPPTLVDQLDLLIRARTPILWIRSLEEERVVALLGQVADLLGGRTLLEWDFIGGLSGAPNRLGEAARNPMAALDALSGLAPEQGAILLLKDFHRYAEDAGICRRLRNLASQLRQVPQTLVISAPDWTLPRELEDSITVLDLPLPDAAEISRLLGSIARASGAPLASEVLEQLTAACHGLSEQRVRQLAARALARRGQLGLDDLNEVLEEKRQAIARSALLEYCPTEATPADIGGLDALKRWLEQRRSAFGEQAQRYGLPLPRGVLLVGPQGTGKSLTAKAIAHGWSMPLLRLDVGRLFAGLVGASEARTREMIQRAEAMAPCVLWIDEIDKGFGGDGRSDGGTSQRVLASLLTWMAEKTSAVFVVATANAVERLPGELLRKGRFDEIFLLDLPSRSERRAILDLQLRRRRPDHAIAMEVVVDRTAGFSGAELEQTVIEAMHLAFGEQRDFGESDLIAAASQVVPLSRTAREQLEQLKQWASAGRARPASLGAEAGSPFATKPQQE, from the coding sequence ATGCCCCCCACCCTGGTCGACCAGCTGGATCTACTGATCCGGGCCCGCACTCCCATCCTCTGGATCCGCAGCCTTGAGGAGGAGCGGGTCGTGGCCTTGCTGGGGCAGGTGGCCGATCTCCTGGGCGGGCGCACCCTGCTGGAGTGGGATTTCATCGGCGGCCTCAGCGGGGCTCCCAACCGCCTCGGTGAAGCAGCTCGCAATCCGATGGCGGCGCTCGATGCCCTCTCCGGCCTTGCACCGGAACAGGGGGCCATCCTGTTGCTCAAGGACTTTCACCGCTACGCCGAGGACGCGGGCATCTGCCGGCGGCTACGCAACCTGGCCAGCCAGCTGCGCCAGGTTCCCCAGACCCTGGTGATCAGCGCCCCGGACTGGACCTTGCCTCGGGAGCTGGAGGACAGCATCACGGTGCTGGATCTGCCCCTGCCCGATGCCGCCGAGATTTCGCGATTGCTCGGCTCGATCGCCCGAGCCAGCGGCGCGCCCCTGGCATCTGAGGTGCTCGAGCAACTCACCGCCGCCTGCCATGGCCTCAGTGAACAGCGGGTGCGGCAGCTGGCCGCCCGTGCCCTGGCCCGCCGCGGCCAGCTCGGCCTGGACGACCTGAACGAGGTGCTGGAGGAGAAGCGGCAGGCGATCGCCCGCAGCGCCCTGCTGGAGTACTGCCCCACCGAGGCCACCCCGGCCGATATCGGCGGACTGGATGCCCTCAAACGCTGGCTGGAGCAACGCCGCAGCGCCTTCGGCGAGCAGGCGCAGCGCTATGGGCTGCCCCTGCCGCGTGGGGTGTTGCTGGTGGGTCCGCAGGGCACGGGCAAATCCCTCACCGCCAAGGCGATCGCCCACGGCTGGAGCATGCCGCTGCTGCGCCTCGATGTGGGACGGCTGTTCGCCGGACTGGTGGGTGCCAGCGAGGCACGCACCCGCGAGATGATTCAGCGGGCCGAGGCGATGGCTCCCTGCGTGCTCTGGATCGATGAGATCGACAAGGGCTTCGGCGGCGACGGCCGCAGCGACGGCGGTACCAGCCAGAGGGTTCTGGCCAGCCTGCTGACCTGGATGGCCGAAAAGACCAGTGCGGTGTTCGTCGTGGCCACCGCCAACGCGGTGGAACGGTTGCCGGGCGAACTGCTGCGCAAGGGCCGCTTCGATGAGATCTTCCTGCTGGATCTGCCCAGCCGCAGTGAACGACGGGCGATCCTCGATCTGCAGCTGCGCCGCCGTCGGCCGGATCACGCCATTGCCATGGAGGTGGTGGTGGATCGCACGGCTGGCTTTTCCGGTGCCGAGCTCGAGCAGACGGTGATCGAGGCGATGCATCTGGCCTTCGGTGAACAGCGGGATTTCGGTGAATCCGACCTGATCGCCGCCGCCTCCCAGGTGGTGCCGCTGTCACGAACCGCCCGGGAGCAACTGGAGCAGCTGAAGCAGTGGGCCAGCGCTGGGCGGGCCAGGCCTGCCTCGCTGGGGGCAGAGGCTGGCAGCCCCTTCGCAACAAAACCGCAACAGGAATGA
- a CDS encoding DUF177 domain-containing protein: MRAAAQISSGDPLQPVAVADLKLLESGRSWRVDQHIADLDSLTPVRGVVSAVHRGNVLQVEGEVETIVTLCCDRCLQHFNHPLQASTQELLWLGETSPEDSEVLELDPDDLGEQLDPRGSFDPERWVFEQLHLRLPLVNHCGTACPGPPHLGDGDRTVDPRWAALQGIQPPE, from the coding sequence ATGCGAGCCGCTGCCCAGATCAGTTCTGGTGACCCGCTGCAGCCCGTAGCAGTTGCCGACCTGAAGTTGCTCGAGTCCGGCCGCAGCTGGCGGGTTGATCAACACATCGCCGATCTGGACAGCCTCACCCCCGTTCGCGGCGTCGTCTCGGCTGTCCATCGCGGCAACGTGCTGCAGGTCGAGGGGGAGGTGGAGACGATCGTGACCCTCTGCTGCGACCGCTGCCTGCAGCACTTCAACCATCCGCTGCAGGCATCCACCCAGGAATTGCTCTGGCTGGGCGAGACATCTCCCGAGGACAGCGAGGTTCTGGAACTCGATCCCGACGATCTGGGTGAACAGCTCGATCCTCGCGGCAGCTTTGATCCGGAGCGATGGGTCTTCGAGCAGTTGCACCTGCGCCTGCCCTTGGTCAATCACTGCGGCACCGCCTGTCCGGGTCCCCCGCATTTGGGAGATGGTGATCGCACCGTCGATCCCCGCTGGGCAGCCCTGCAGGGGATTCAGCCTCCTGAATGA
- the yidC gene encoding membrane protein insertase YidC, whose product MIGYISDNLLLPILDFFYGLVPSYGLAIIALTVVIRLALFPLSAGSIRNARRMRIAQPVMQKRQAEIKSRHASNPQKQQEELGKLMKEFGSPLAGCLPLLVQMPILFALFATLRGSPFADVPYTINLKVLPADQIAAVEPKPFNSASHSIFVTSTSHVPVIASLEGGNRLGVGDTAMVQLHTKTGESFASVLSGVENGEAFSPSWSVTKGEGVVQVGPDGTIKALSEGDAVVEAKIPGLAARSGFLFIKALGQVGFYTDGSVNWDIAILVGAFGASLFISQILSGMGMPPNPQQATANKITPVMITAMFLFFPLPAGVLLYMVVANVFQALQTYLLTREALPDNLQAILDQQLSQQTVTATATAGGAGRLPFEPKGKK is encoded by the coding sequence GTGATCGGCTACATCTCCGACAACCTGCTCCTCCCGATCCTCGATTTCTTCTACGGATTGGTGCCGAGCTATGGCCTGGCCATCATTGCCCTCACGGTGGTCATCCGCCTGGCCCTCTTCCCCCTCAGTGCAGGCTCGATCCGCAATGCCCGGCGCATGCGCATCGCCCAGCCGGTGATGCAGAAGCGGCAGGCCGAGATCAAGAGCCGCCACGCCAGCAACCCCCAGAAGCAGCAGGAGGAGCTGGGCAAGCTGATGAAGGAGTTCGGCAGCCCCCTGGCGGGTTGTCTGCCCCTGCTGGTGCAGATGCCGATCCTGTTCGCTCTGTTCGCCACCCTGCGGGGCTCACCGTTTGCAGACGTTCCCTACACGATCAACCTCAAAGTTCTTCCGGCCGACCAGATCGCGGCGGTGGAACCCAAGCCGTTCAACAGCGCCAGCCATTCGATCTTCGTCACCTCCACCAGCCATGTGCCGGTGATCGCCAGCCTCGAGGGTGGCAATCGCCTCGGGGTGGGCGACACCGCAATGGTGCAGCTCCATACCAAGACCGGTGAGAGCTTCGCCTCGGTGCTTTCAGGCGTGGAGAACGGTGAGGCCTTCTCCCCCAGCTGGAGCGTGACCAAAGGTGAGGGGGTGGTGCAGGTGGGTCCGGACGGCACCATCAAGGCCCTCAGCGAAGGCGATGCGGTGGTCGAGGCCAAGATCCCTGGCCTGGCGGCCCGCAGCGGCTTCCTGTTCATCAAGGCGCTTGGCCAGGTGGGCTTCTACACCGATGGCAGCGTCAACTGGGATATCGCCATTCTGGTGGGGGCCTTCGGCGCTTCCCTGTTCATCTCCCAGATCCTCTCGGGCATGGGGATGCCCCCCAACCCACAGCAGGCCACGGCCAACAAGATCACTCCGGTGATGATCACGGCGATGTTCCTGTTCTTCCCGCTGCCGGCTGGGGTGCTGCTCTACATGGTGGTGGCGAACGTGTTCCAGGCCCTGCAGACCTACCTGCTCACCCGTGAGGCCCTTCCTGACAACCTGCAGGCGATCCTTGATCAGCAGCTCAGCCAGCAGACCGTGACTGCCACGGCCACGGCCGGAGGTGCTGGCCGGCTTCCCTTCGAGCCCAAGGGCAAGAAGTGA
- a CDS encoding PH domain-containing protein → MTADDKTSASPASAQVASAPAAAAAKPATPGTTIEESVFYEGGPARGDLVVNLLFGLTLIGLPFAVGAVVRALWLRYRITSRRISVSGGWLGRDRTQVVYSQIREVRCVARGLGFWGDMVLVLTDGSKLEMRSVPRYREVEAYIEERRQAKGGGSRKPATSQGFGGGDALSA, encoded by the coding sequence ATGACGGCAGACGACAAGACTTCCGCCTCCCCGGCCTCCGCTCAGGTGGCCTCTGCACCAGCCGCTGCAGCGGCCAAGCCCGCCACGCCTGGCACCACGATCGAGGAATCCGTTTTTTATGAAGGCGGGCCCGCCCGGGGCGACCTGGTCGTGAACCTCCTGTTCGGCCTCACCCTGATCGGCCTGCCGTTCGCCGTTGGAGCCGTTGTGCGCGCCCTCTGGCTGCGTTACCGCATCACCAGCCGCAGGATCTCCGTGAGCGGAGGCTGGCTGGGGCGCGATCGCACCCAGGTGGTCTACAGCCAGATCCGTGAGGTTCGCTGCGTTGCCCGTGGCCTCGGCTTCTGGGGCGACATGGTGCTGGTGCTCACCGATGGCTCCAAGCTGGAAATGCGCTCGGTGCCGCGCTACCGCGAGGTGGAGGCCTACATCGAGGAGCGGCGCCAGGCCAAGGGAGGCGGCAGCAGGAAACCGGCCACCAGCCAGGGCTTCGGCGGCGGTGATGCCCTGAGCGCCTAG
- the rnpA gene encoding ribonuclease P protein component yields MALPYQHRLKGHRAFDLLYQKGRKFHGPFLLLRLIEARPELLPPPQRLAPPSAWRCGVVVSSKVSKRAVRRNRIRRLLHRQLLDALAPASQRSLWLLLSVKPGSAERPGELLLGECRELLLKAGLTA; encoded by the coding sequence ATGGCCCTGCCCTACCAGCATCGTCTCAAAGGGCACCGCGCCTTCGATCTCCTGTACCAGAAGGGCCGAAAATTTCATGGCCCTTTTTTGCTGCTCCGCCTGATCGAAGCCAGGCCGGAACTGCTGCCTCCTCCCCAGCGCCTGGCACCTCCATCTGCCTGGCGCTGTGGTGTTGTCGTGAGCAGCAAGGTGAGCAAACGGGCCGTGCGGCGCAATCGGATCCGGCGTCTGCTGCATCGCCAACTGCTGGATGCTCTCGCCCCAGCGTCGCAGCGCAGCCTCTGGTTACTGCTCAGCGTCAAGCCGGGCAGTGCTGAGCGGCCGGGGGAGCTCCTGCTGGGAGAATGCCGTGAGCTGTTGCTGAAGGCAGGCCTCACCGCATGA
- the rpmH gene encoding 50S ribosomal protein L34, whose product MTKRTLEGTSRKRKRVSGFRARMRSHTGRRVIRTRRRRGRARLAV is encoded by the coding sequence ATGACCAAGCGCACTCTCGAAGGCACCAGCCGTAAGCGCAAGCGGGTCTCAGGCTTCCGGGCACGGATGCGCAGCCACACCGGCCGCCGCGTGATCCGCACCCGCCGCCGCCGCGGCCGCGCCCGCCTGGCGGTCTGA
- a CDS encoding DUF2808 domain-containing protein, which yields MAHLALGGLALGGLLTTVLTPQPPALAQGTPSLMEFRWENNRDYRKLYYFITETSRLKRSEYYLLLRPKDRKTAILKLSISVPDHFDVKIDPKRVKLCEMKEGGMLSRTRCEKEIPATIEISENGKAIEIFPDTPVSDQGTIGVYMNIFNPYNIGMYQFNALAQAPGDVPISGYLGSWLIQIDPTN from the coding sequence TTGGCCCACCTGGCACTGGGAGGCCTGGCCCTGGGTGGACTTCTGACCACCGTTCTCACCCCGCAGCCTCCTGCCCTGGCCCAGGGAACCCCAAGCCTGATGGAGTTCCGCTGGGAGAACAACCGCGATTATCGCAAGCTCTATTACTTCATCACCGAAACAAGCCGTCTCAAACGCTCGGAGTATTACCTGCTGTTGCGGCCCAAAGACCGCAAAACAGCAATCCTGAAGCTGAGCATCTCAGTTCCCGATCACTTTGACGTCAAGATCGATCCCAAGCGCGTCAAACTCTGCGAGATGAAAGAGGGTGGCATGCTGTCGCGAACCCGCTGCGAGAAGGAGATTCCTGCCACGATTGAAATCTCTGAGAACGGCAAGGCGATTGAGATCTTCCCGGATACCCCAGTCTCTGATCAGGGCACGATCGGGGTGTACATGAACATCTTCAATCCCTACAACATCGGCATGTACCAGTTCAACGCTCTCGCCCAGGCGCCTGGGGACGTGCCGATCTCTGGCTACCTCGGCAGCTGGCTGATCCAGATCGACCCCACCAACTGA
- the aroH gene encoding chorismate mutase, with amino-acid sequence MTAAVQLRALRGATTATANTAEAIGAAVIELIDALVEHNRLEGPRVLSITFSVTADLDACFPAAYARRREGWEHVALLDCQQMAVRGDLPRCIRLLAHAWMDGTLAPVHPYLREAVRLRPDRAVGAM; translated from the coding sequence ATGACGGCAGCCGTGCAACTGCGGGCCCTGCGCGGCGCCACCACCGCCACAGCCAACACCGCCGAGGCCATTGGTGCGGCCGTGATCGAACTGATCGATGCCCTTGTGGAGCACAACCGCCTTGAGGGGCCAAGGGTGCTCTCGATCACCTTTTCGGTGACGGCGGACCTCGACGCCTGCTTCCCCGCCGCCTACGCACGCCGGCGTGAGGGCTGGGAGCATGTGGCCCTGCTGGATTGTCAGCAGATGGCCGTACGTGGCGATCTGCCGCGCTGCATCCGCCTGCTGGCCCACGCCTGGATGGACGGCACCCTGGCACCGGTTCATCCCTATCTGCGCGAGGCGGTCAGGTTGCGGCCCGACCGGGCGGTCGGGGCCATGTGA
- the sppA gene encoding signal peptide peptidase SppA has protein sequence MVWPWRRKARRTMARIAIEGPIAGPTRQRVLKALRQVEERECPALLLRIDSPGGTVGDSQEIHAAIRRLRDKGCRVVASFGNISASGGVYVGVAAEAIVANPGTITGSIGVILRGNNLSRLLERIGIQFETVKSGLFKDILSPDRALTEPERQLLQELIDSSYGQFVAAVAEGRGLSEEAVRSFADGRVFTGAQALALGLVDALGDEEVARIKAAELADLDPQKTRPITFGKAPKGLASLIPGRALLQRLGELVSLELAWSGQPLWLYRP, from the coding sequence ATGGTCTGGCCCTGGCGCCGCAAAGCACGTCGCACCATGGCACGCATCGCCATCGAGGGGCCGATCGCCGGACCCACCCGCCAGCGGGTGCTGAAGGCCCTGCGACAGGTGGAGGAGCGCGAATGCCCGGCCCTGCTGCTTCGCATCGACAGCCCCGGTGGCACCGTGGGCGACAGCCAGGAGATCCATGCCGCGATCCGGCGCCTGCGCGACAAGGGGTGTCGGGTGGTGGCCAGCTTCGGCAACATCTCCGCCTCCGGCGGGGTCTACGTGGGCGTCGCTGCCGAGGCGATCGTGGCCAACCCCGGCACGATCACCGGTTCGATCGGTGTGATCCTGCGAGGCAACAACCTCTCCCGCCTGCTGGAGCGGATCGGGATCCAGTTCGAGACCGTCAAAAGCGGCTTGTTCAAGGACATCCTGTCGCCGGATCGGGCCCTCACGGAGCCCGAACGCCAGCTGCTGCAGGAGTTGATCGACTCCAGCTACGGCCAGTTCGTGGCCGCCGTGGCCGAAGGGCGTGGCCTCAGCGAGGAGGCGGTGCGCAGCTTCGCCGACGGCCGGGTCTTCACCGGCGCCCAGGCCCTGGCCCTCGGCCTGGTGGATGCTCTGGGAGATGAAGAGGTGGCCCGGATCAAGGCCGCCGAGCTGGCGGATCTCGATCCGCAGAAGACCCGGCCGATCACCTTCGGCAAAGCGCCCAAGGGCCTGGCCAGCCTGATCCCGGGCCGTGCCCTGCTGCAGCGGCTCGGTGAGCTCGTGAGCCTCGAGTTGGCCTGGAGCGGCCAACCCCTGTGGCTGTATCGCCCATGA
- a CDS encoding DMT family transporter has protein sequence MVLPFALWGTAMAAMKPLLVGASPLTLACLRLLPAGLVLLFAALLLGRSLRVDPVDRPWLLLFALVDGALFQGLLAQGLGGTGAGLGSVLIDSQPLLVALLARTLFAEAINPVGWLGLLLGLVGILCLGLPAAVLRHWWLEGPAALGVRPWSHGELWMLGAAAAMAVGTVLCRYATRRSDPVAVTGWHMLLGGLPLLVAVLLDPASGPDWDTLQWGLMAYASLFGSALAYGLFFWFASSGDLTGFTALTFLTPVFALLCGVLFLQESLQPLQWLGTALALISVVLIHRRQVLWHGDALPAAVAAPSEAS, from the coding sequence ATGGTGCTGCCCTTCGCGCTGTGGGGCACGGCCATGGCGGCGATGAAGCCCCTGCTCGTGGGCGCCTCCCCCCTCACCCTTGCCTGTCTGCGCCTGCTGCCGGCGGGGCTGGTGCTGCTGTTTGCCGCCCTGCTCCTGGGCCGCTCCCTGCGGGTCGATCCGGTCGATCGCCCCTGGCTGCTGTTGTTTGCCCTGGTGGATGGTGCCCTGTTTCAGGGGCTGCTGGCCCAGGGATTGGGGGGTACGGGCGCTGGCCTGGGGTCGGTGCTGATCGATTCGCAGCCCTTGCTGGTGGCATTGCTGGCCCGCACGCTGTTCGCCGAGGCGATCAATCCGGTGGGGTGGCTCGGGTTGTTGCTTGGGCTGGTGGGCATCCTCTGTCTCGGCCTGCCGGCGGCCGTGCTGCGCCACTGGTGGCTGGAGGGCCCAGCCGCTCTCGGCGTGAGGCCCTGGAGCCACGGCGAGCTCTGGATGCTGGGGGCCGCAGCGGCGATGGCCGTGGGCACGGTGCTCTGCCGCTATGCCACCCGCCGCAGTGATCCGGTGGCGGTGACGGGCTGGCACATGCTGCTGGGAGGTCTGCCGCTGCTGGTGGCCGTGCTGCTCGATCCGGCCAGCGGCCCGGACTGGGACACGCTGCAGTGGGGACTGATGGCGTACGCCAGCCTGTTCGGCAGTGCCCTGGCCTATGGATTGTTTTTCTGGTTCGCCAGCAGCGGTGATCTGACCGGCTTCACGGCGCTCACCTTTCTGACCCCGGTATTCGCCTTGCTCTGCGGCGTGCTCTTCCTCCAGGAATCGTTGCAGCCCCTGCAATGGCTCGGGACAGCATTGGCCCTGATCTCTGTGGTTCTGATCCATCGGCGCCAGGTCCTCTGGCACGGCGACGCGCTCCCGGCAGCCGTCGCGGCTCCTTCGGAGGCGAGCTGA
- a CDS encoding glycosyltransferase, which translates to MRVLVVSTPVGWLGSGLGGGVELTAASLVAGLLQRGHAVTVLAGAQSELPAGCEAAQLWCEGGVSQPSWQHCRREAAVQIPAQALLGHLWRRALTEQGDFDVLINLAYDWLPLWLTPHTSTPLAHLVSMGSVSTAMDAVIAEIARSHPQHLAFHTASQAADFDLPGAPRLVGNGFDLDRYHFRPNADAVLGWAGRIAPEKGLEDAAAVAATLQRPLWIWGVREDEAYARRVEASVPGGTLHWRGFLPTERLQEEMGRCAVLLNTPKWNEAYGNVVVEAMACGVPVATYARGGPGELVQEGVNGCLARPDDGEALTKAVERAWQIPRHQPRAWAESHCSRSAFAGRIEAWLDAVLAKPPCEGT; encoded by the coding sequence ATGCGGGTCCTGGTGGTGAGCACGCCGGTGGGCTGGCTGGGGAGCGGCCTGGGCGGGGGTGTGGAGCTCACGGCCGCCTCCCTGGTGGCAGGGTTACTGCAGCGCGGCCATGCCGTCACCGTGCTGGCGGGAGCCCAATCGGAGCTGCCCGCCGGCTGCGAGGCGGCTCAGCTCTGGTGCGAGGGCGGTGTCAGCCAGCCGAGCTGGCAGCACTGCCGCCGCGAGGCCGCCGTGCAGATCCCGGCCCAGGCGCTGCTGGGCCACCTCTGGCGTCGTGCCCTGACCGAGCAGGGCGACTTCGATGTGCTGATCAACCTCGCCTACGACTGGCTTCCTCTCTGGCTGACCCCTCACACCAGCACTCCCCTCGCCCACCTGGTGAGCATGGGGTCCGTGAGCACGGCCATGGATGCCGTGATCGCTGAGATCGCCCGCAGTCATCCGCAGCATCTGGCCTTTCATACCGCCAGCCAGGCGGCGGATTTTGACCTTCCAGGAGCGCCGCGGCTGGTGGGCAACGGCTTCGATCTGGACCGCTATCACTTCCGGCCCAACGCCGATGCGGTGCTGGGCTGGGCCGGCCGGATTGCACCGGAGAAGGGGCTGGAGGATGCGGCCGCCGTCGCGGCCACGCTGCAGCGGCCGCTCTGGATCTGGGGCGTGCGCGAAGACGAGGCCTATGCGCGCCGGGTCGAGGCCTCCGTACCCGGCGGAACCCTGCACTGGCGTGGATTCCTGCCCACCGAGCGCCTGCAGGAGGAGATGGGGCGCTGCGCCGTGCTCCTGAACACACCCAAGTGGAACGAGGCCTACGGCAACGTGGTGGTGGAGGCGATGGCCTGCGGTGTGCCGGTGGCCACCTACGCCCGCGGCGGACCGGGGGAACTGGTGCAGGAGGGGGTGAATGGCTGCCTGGCTCGACCAGATGATGGCGAGGCTCTGACAAAGGCGGTGGAACGGGCCTGGCAGATCCCCCGGCACCAGCCACGGGCCTGGGCGGAGAGCCATTGCTCCCGCTCGGCGTTCGCCGGCCGGATCGAGGCCTGGCTCGACGCCGTACTGGCCAAGCCCCCCTGCGAAGGGACCTAG
- a CDS encoding glycosyltransferase family 39 protein, whose product MPLQLWLPLLACGLVLFLWRLGSSGLVDETPPLFAASARAMAETGDWLIPRVNGLPRYDKPPLVYWLMGLGYLLPGQELWNPLGTWAARLPSALSSIAVMLLLADTLWRWPQAPWPSSVDKPEPASSAPPVPSALTAAFTAALAFALSPLVLLWGRIAVSDALLCGLMSATLLLSWRTYVAPRGAWWLTWLMLGLAVLSKGPVAVVLLGLALLGFGWLQGDLAGLWRRLRPLRGLTLTALVALPWYGAALLVEGEAFWNSFFGYHNLQRFSVVVNNHLQPWWFFLPVLVVASLPVTPLLLLGLVRGVGPLPWRRRAQPLPPEQSLTRFAACWLLAVLVFFTAAATKLPSYWLPATPAAALLIAQAAQAGWGGRAQRLAWSATLALTLLLAAVFLAGPLWVPAINDPELPTLPAEILASRRLLIAAACFALAAGLAWFLRRRRPPMALLALQLAILPFVPLAITPLWELGDRLRGQPVRRMAELVRALPPPSGQGLPEPLAMVGILKPSLHYYARQVVLYEGQSQAALLNLNERLRLEHRAGQEPSRPRQAPTVLVVIDQGTARLPHWQGLEPQELGSDGLYRLWRLQRSQLQRRSAELYAAGERPNWQDPRPERY is encoded by the coding sequence ATGCCCCTGCAGCTCTGGCTGCCGCTGCTGGCCTGTGGCCTGGTGCTGTTCCTCTGGAGACTGGGGAGCAGCGGACTGGTGGATGAAACCCCGCCCCTGTTCGCCGCCTCCGCACGGGCCATGGCCGAAACCGGCGACTGGCTGATCCCGCGGGTGAACGGACTACCCCGCTACGACAAGCCTCCTCTGGTGTACTGGCTGATGGGGCTGGGCTACCTGCTGCCGGGGCAGGAGCTGTGGAATCCACTCGGCACCTGGGCGGCGCGCCTGCCCTCGGCCCTCAGCTCCATCGCCGTGATGCTGCTGCTGGCCGACACGCTCTGGCGCTGGCCTCAGGCCCCTTGGCCGTCCAGTGTCGACAAGCCGGAGCCCGCGAGCTCCGCGCCCCCTGTGCCATCCGCCCTCACCGCAGCGTTCACGGCGGCGCTGGCCTTCGCGCTCTCCCCACTGGTGCTGCTCTGGGGCCGCATCGCCGTGAGCGACGCCCTGCTCTGCGGTCTGATGAGCGCCACCCTGCTGCTGAGTTGGCGCACCTACGTGGCACCGCGGGGGGCCTGGTGGCTGACCTGGCTGATGCTCGGCCTGGCGGTCCTCAGCAAGGGCCCGGTGGCGGTGGTGCTGCTGGGCCTGGCCCTGCTGGGTTTCGGCTGGCTGCAAGGCGATCTGGCCGGGCTCTGGCGGCGGCTGCGTCCCCTGCGGGGTCTGACCCTCACGGCCCTGGTGGCGTTGCCCTGGTACGGAGCCGCCTTGCTGGTGGAAGGCGAGGCGTTCTGGAACAGCTTTTTCGGTTACCACAACCTCCAGCGCTTCAGCGTGGTGGTCAACAATCACCTGCAGCCCTGGTGGTTCTTTCTGCCGGTGCTGGTGGTGGCCAGCCTGCCGGTCACCCCGCTGCTGTTGCTCGGTCTGGTGCGGGGAGTTGGCCCCCTGCCCTGGAGACGCCGGGCCCAGCCCCTGCCGCCCGAGCAGTCGCTGACCCGCTTTGCCGCCTGCTGGCTGCTGGCGGTGCTGGTGTTCTTCACGGCGGCCGCCACCAAGCTGCCGAGTTACTGGCTGCCGGCCACCCCCGCCGCCGCCCTGCTGATAGCCCAGGCGGCCCAGGCGGGCTGGGGGGGGCGGGCCCAGCGCCTGGCCTGGTCTGCCACTCTGGCCCTGACGCTGCTGCTGGCAGCCGTGTTCCTGGCCGGCCCCCTCTGGGTACCGGCGATCAACGATCCGGAGCTGCCCACCCTGCCTGCGGAGATCCTGGCCAGCCGCCGGCTGTTGATCGCCGCCGCCTGCTTCGCCCTCGCCGCTGGCCTGGCCTGGTTCCTGCGCCGCCGCCGGCCTCCCATGGCGCTGCTGGCCTTGCAACTGGCGATCCTGCCCTTCGTCCCTCTGGCGATCACGCCGCTTTGGGAGCTGGGCGACCGCCTGCGGGGGCAACCGGTACGGCGCATGGCGGAGCTGGTGCGCGCCCTGCCGCCGCCATCGGGTCAGGGCCTGCCCGAACCCCTGGCGATGGTGGGGATTCTCAAACCGTCGCTGCACTACTACGCCCGCCAGGTGGTGCTGTACGAGGGGCAATCCCAGGCGGCGCTGCTCAACCTCAACGAGCGGCTGCGCCTCGAGCACCGCGCCGGCCAGGAGCCCTCCAGGCCGCGGCAGGCACCCACGGTGCTGGTCGTGATCGATCAGGGCACGGCTCGCTTGCCCCACTGGCAGGGGCTGGAACCGCAGGAGCTGGGCAGTGACGGGCTGTACCGACTCTGGCGCCTGCAGCGGAGCCAGCTGCAGCGGCGCTCCGCTGAGCTGTATGCCGCGGGAGAGCGCCCCAACTGGCAGGATCCTCGGCCGGAACGCTACTGA